The DNA region TCCCGGAGATTTCCTTGAGTTTTTCCAAAGCCTCTTTTCCGCTAAAGGCCGAAATGACCTGAAGATCTCTTTTGGCGAGACGTTTGGTCATGGTCTCTACAAAGGGGACTTCATCATCCACCAGAAGTACATGGGCTATCGGCATAAGATACTCCTTTCATTTTGCATCGCTTATTATTTCCGTTTTTTTAGAAATCGGAAGCTTGACGTCAAAGGTCGTGCCCTCCTCCAGAACGCTGCGGACGTCGATTTCACCCCCGATTTTTTTAACAATTCCGTAGCAGATGGACAGGCCTAAACCGGTCCCCTTGCCCACCGCTTTGGTGGTAAAGAAGGGGTCGAATATCCTGGCAAGATACTCTCGGGGGATTCCCGGCCCATTGTCGGATACAGTGACCACCACGCGATCTTCCTCCAGCCGGCTGCTGATATTGAGCGTACCCCCCTTTTTTTCCATGGCGTCCAAAGCATTATTGATCAGGTTCAGAAAAACCTGCTGGAATTCAGTTGGCGAGACTTCGGTGAGCGGCAGATCCGGGGTAAGATCGGTATGAATGGTTACATTGCTGTATTTCGCGCGCTGATCGGAAATGCCCACCACCTCTTGGATCAAGGTGTTGATCTGGACTTCGTGCACCCGCGGATCGGTTTTGCGGGCAAAACTCAGCAGCTTATGGGTAATTTCCTTACAGCGTTTGCCCTGGGTGTTGATCTGCTTGAGGGCCCGGTTGAATTCCTCCAGGTTTTGACTTTGCCCGAATTCTTCTTCCGACAGCAGGTCCTGGATCCAGCCGGCTTCCTCCACCATGATGGCGACCGGATTATTGATTTCATGGGCGATGCCGGCGGCCAGCTCGCCGATGGAAGCCAGCTTGCCGGTTTCGATGACCTGCTGGTTCATCATCTCCTTTTCGCGGTCTGCCTTGGCAATCCGGCTGACCATGCGTTTCGATACCAGGAATGCCATGGTGATGATGGCCAGCGCGCCCAGCAGAAAAATAGCCAAGGCGATTTTTTGGGTCCGGTTGAAATCGGCGTAGGCGTCGGCAGCGTCCTGCCGGTATATCAGCAGCCAGTCCCCGTGCTTGAGGGATGCCGCTACAAAAATTCTTTTCCGGCCGGCCTCGTCTTTTTTTTCAATTATATCAATGCCGTCTTTGCTTTTGGCAACGCTATCGATAAAGTGCAGGTACGTTTCTTTATCAGCGACGGCATCGGCTTGAGACGTTGTCTGGAATTCGCCGGCTTTATTTAAAATAAAAGCCGAGCCGGTTTTGCCGATACGGATGCTTTCCACCAGAGAGTTAAAGGACTTAAAATCGATGGTGGTCCTCAAAATCCAATCATCCCCCTGCCGGTTCTGTTTGACTGCGATAATAAAGTGGGGGATTCCCCGCAATCCCAGGAAGACATCGCTGATATAGAAATCGCTTTTGATGGCTTTTTTAAACCAGTCGGATTGAGAATAAAGAGCGTTTGCCAATCCAAACGGTCCGGCATAAGCGACCTGAAAACCGTCCGCGTTGATCAGGCCGAGATCTTCAAAAACAGCGTTGTATTCTCTTTTCAGCTCGGTCAATTTCCCCCGCAAAAAGTTTTCATTGCGCAGTTCATCAAGGCTGAAGGATTTTGAAGTAAAACGCAGGTCGCTCAGCTTTTCATTTAAAAATCCGTCAATATGCTGCTTATGCTTCAGGACCAGTTCTTTGAGATGGGCACGGACTTTTTCATGGTGAGAGGACCGGAACTGTTCCAGAATAATACCGATGACCAGAATCATGGGGGTAAGGGAAACAATGATGACGATGAGGATCAGCTTACGTGTCAATGAGTGGTAATAAAGATTATTGGGGGTGTCTTTTCGGTTCATTTTATTAGGATCCGCCGGTGTCTGTATTTTTATGGGGTGATGCTGCTGCCGTCCTAACGCTCGACTGCTGCAGGATATCTGAAACGACCTCTCTGAGTTTTTCGATGCTGCTTCCCCTTTTTTCGACAAACGCGGCTGCGTTTGCAAGGTCTTTGTGGGTTTCATAATCGGATATCAATGTATGCACGACTACCGGAAGCGTCGGGATACGGTTGCGAACTTTTTTGAGCACGGCGGACTCCTCCACATCCGGCAAATCAGGATCCAGTATCAGCAGATCGACGGGCGCGTTCTGATATACCTGTTTGACAACGTCTCGGCCCTTATCCGCCAATATAATCCGATATCCCGCTGCCGTCATTTCACGCCTTAAAAATTCACGCACATGCGGATTCCGATCCGCAATTAAGATGGTGTATTTTCTTTCCACAGGCAGTCCTTGCAAGAGTGTTTGTAAATGCTGTCAGCAAGGTTTGTGCCAGCCTGTTTCAAGAATGAATTCGATTGTAACCGTTTGTAAATAAATAATAAATATTTATTTAAAAATTTTTTTGAGTATGGATGACGACAGGTTGTGTCGGGTTTCTTTACAGAATGTAAAACAGGGACCGGTCTGAAAAAAAGGATGTCCGGTAAGACGGCAAGGCCCCGTTCATTTTTCCGGGTCCATAATTTCGGGCAAGGGGAAGTTGCCGGGGAGTGGTTCAGGTCTGCCGGCGACGCAAAAGCCGCCGGGTCTTATTTTCATGTCAGGCTGTCTCCCAGGAATAGACACTTCCCGGCCGGCGACCGAGCCGGTATCGGGTCAAGGACACCGGCGTTAAAAATTTAATGTATGATATCAAAAAGTTATAATAATAATAAAACGAAGTCGCAAAGGCATCCGGATCGGCATGGTTTTTGAATGGTATTTCGATGAAAGGGAAAAGGCAATTTCCATCTTAGGAATTATCATCACCACGGTTGGGTCGGCCGGCAGGAGCCAGACGCCGTAGGCGAAAGGCTCGGGATGGGGTGACGGCGGCAGCCGGGAGAGGATAGCGGTAAACCGGCCTGCCGGTCGACAAACCGGAACCTTTTGAAAATAATTATTTTTTTAAATCTGAACAACCAAGAGGAGAAACCCATGTCAGCGAATACCTCAGTCGCACAAGAGCGAGATGAATTGCAGGAATTCAGCCCGGAACAATTGGCGGCCGTAGATGCCATTATTGAACATCATCAGTTGAAGCCGGGCGCCCTCATCCCTGTTCTGGAGGAGATTCAGGAAGCGATCGGGTATCTACCCAAGGCCATCCAGCGCAAAGTCGCCTTCGGTCTCAAGATTCCTTTCAGCGAGATCTATGGGGTCGTTACCTTCTATTCATTTTTTACCATAAAACCCCGGGGCCGTCATACCATCCGGACCTGCCTGGGAACGGCTTGTTACGTCCGCGGCGGCAAGCGCATTGCGGAAAGCTTGGCACAGGCTTTCGGCATCAAGGATGGCGAAACCACACCGGACCGACGGTTCACTTTCGAGACGGTGCGCTGTCTGGGCGCCTGCGGATTGGGTCCGGCGATGGTTGTGGACAACGACGTCCACGGGCGGGTCAAACCGGCCAAGGTCAAGGACATCCTGGAGCCTTACATTTAATCCATTTAAGGAGTGGGAGCGATGGCAAAACTGACAATTGCGGACTTGAAAAAGATCAAGGACAGGGTGCATGCGGAAACGGCCCTGCGTCAAGGGGATCGCCGCGCACGGGTGACCGTCCACATGGGAACATGCGGAATCGCCTCGGGGGCGCGCGAGGTGATGGACGCGCTGATGCGCGCGATCGAAGAAACCGGCGTATCCGATGTGGCCGTTACCACATCGGGTTGCATGGGGTTGTGCAGCCGGGAACCCCTCGTAACCGTTGAAATCACCGGGCAGGAGCCCATCAAATACGAATATGTGAACCCCAACAAGATGCGGCAGATCTTCAAGCGCCACGTTCTGGAAGGCGAGATCCAGACCCCGTTCGTGCTGGCCCGGGGAGCCGAGATCGTAAAATAGGTATAATAGCCCGGGGGCGGTTGGCGCCGCACCGGCATCGATACGCCATATTCTCGAAGATACAGGAGGAAATCCATCATGAAGGTGTTTCGCGCACATTTGCTGCTTTGCGGAGGAACGGGCTGCCATGCGTCGGGCAGTCTCGAAGTCAAGAAGGCCCTCCTCGCAGAACTGGATAAGAGAGGGTTGGCCGGTGAGATCAAGGTCGTCGAGACCGGTTGCAACGGCTTCTGCGCCATGGGACCGGTCATGGTCGTTTATCCCGAGGGCGTCATGTATATGATGGTCCAGGTAGGGGATATTCCGGAGCTGGTCGAGGAACATTTACTCAAGGGCCGGGTGCTGGAGCGTCTCCTTTACAAGGAGCCCGTAACCGGCGAGGTCATTCCCACGATGCAGGAGATTCCGTTTTTCGCCCTGCAGGATCTCCGCGTTCTCCGCAATCGGGGCATCATCGATCCGGAAATCATCGAGGAATACATCGCCTGCGACGGTTACGCCGGAATGGCCAAGGCCCTGACCGAAATGACGCCCGAAGAGATCGTTAAGGAGGTCCTGGACTCCGGTCTGCGCGGGCGCGGCGGCGCCGGGTTTCCCACGGGACTTAAATGGAGATTTGCCTCGCAGTCGCCCGGAGACATCAAGTATGTCCTGTGCAACGCCGACGAGGGGGATCCCGGCGCCTTCATGGACCGGAGCGTACTGGAGGCCGACCCTCACGCTGTGCTGGAAGGGATGGTCATCGCCGCCAAGGCCATCGGCGCCCATCAAGGCTACATCTACTGCCGCGCCGAATACCCGCTTGCCATCCACCGTCTCAATATCGCCATCGACCAGGCCAGGGAAGCGGGTCTGCTGGGCAGGGACATCCTGGGTACAGGCTTTGATTTCGAGCTGGAGATTTACAAGGGCGCCGGGGCATTTGTCTGCGGCGAAGAAACGGCCCTCATGACTTCCATCGAGGGAAAACGAGGCATGCCGAGACCGCGCCCCCCCTTCCCCGCTATCTCGGGTCTGTGGCAGCGTCCGTCCATCCTGAACAATGTCGAGACCCTTGCCAACATCGGCCAGATTATCCTTCGCGGCGCCGCCTGGTATGCCGGCGCGGGTACGACGAGGAGCAAAGGGACGAAGGTTTTCGCCCTTACCGGCGATGTGAATAACATCGGCCTTGTGGAAGTGCCCATGGGCACCCCCCTGGGCACGATCGTTTATGACATCGGCGGCGGGATCGCCAAGGGCAAGAAATTCAAGGCCGCCCAGTTGGGCGGACCCTCCGGCGGGATGATTCCGATACAGCACCTGAATGCGCCCGTGGATTACGAAAAGGTCGCCGAACTCGGGGCCATCATGGGTTCCGGCGGGCTCATCGTCATGAACGAAGACTCCTGCGCCGTCGATATGGCCCGGTTCTTCATGGATTTCTGCAAGGACGAGTCCTGCGGGAAATGCACCCCCTGCCGTGCGGGTACACAGAAGATGCTGGAGATCCTGACCAATATCTGCAACGGCAAGGGGAAGGAAGGGGACATCGAAAAACTTGAAAAATGGGCCAATGTCATTAAAAACACGGCGCTTTGCGGGCTGGGGCAAACGGCGCCGAACCCGGTGCTCTCCACCCTGCGCTACTTCCGTGAGGAGTATGAGGCCCACATTCGGGAAAATCGCTGCCCGGCGGTGGTCTGTCAGGCCTTTTTCAAGACCCCGTGCATGCATGCCTGCCCGATCAACATGGACATCCCCAGCTACCTGGCTTTAATCAAGGCCGATCGCCTGGAAGATGCCTATAAGGTCCTTTTAAAAACCAATCCGTTTCCATCAATTTGCGGCAGGGTGTGCGACCATAAGTGTGAAACCAAGTGCCGCCGGTCCACAGTGGATGAAGCCGTCGGCATCAAGTATCTGAAGCGCTATATTACCGATAATGCCGCCCGGCCGCGCCAGGAAAAAGCGCCGTTAACCCGCAAAGAAAAGATCGCGGTCATCGGCGCCGGTCCTTCGGGTTTGACGGCGGCAAGAGATCTGGCTTTGCGGGGCTATGCAGTCACCCTTTTCGATGAATATGCGCAGGCCGGCGGCATGCTGCGCTGGGGCATCCCCGCCTACCGGTTGCCGCGGGAGATTCTCGATCAAGAAATCGCCGACATCCTGGCCCTCGGCATTGAGTTTCGCAACAATACCAAGGTGGGCTTGGACGTCTCCTGGGATGAGATACGGGTAGCCTACAATGCGGTTTATCTTGCTATCGGCGCCCAGCGCAGCGCACGTTCCGGCGTAGAGGGGGATGGACTGAAAGGCGTCGAAGGGGCGATCGAGTTCCTGCGGGAAGTGAATCTGGGAAGAAATCCCAAGGTGGGAAAACACGTTGCCGTCGTCGGGGGCGGAAATTCCGCTGTCGATGCCGCCCGGTCGGCCCTGAGGCTCGGCGCCGAAACGGTGACTATTCTGTATCGGCGCCTGCGCGAAGACATGCCGGCCCAGGAAGTTGAGATTCATGCGGCTGAAGCCGAAGGAATCAAGATTGAATATCTGGCAGCCCCCGTTCGATTCCAGGGGGCGGACGGCCGGCTGCAAAGCGTTATCTGCCAGCGGATGACCTTGGGTGAATTTGATGCAAGCGGTCGCAGAAAACCCGTGCCCTTCACCGGCAGCGAGTTCAGTCTGGAGGCGGACCAGGTGATTCTGGCCATCGGTCAGGAAGCAATCTTCCCGTTTGATGCCGGGCAGGCGGGGATCGGCGTGACCAAACGAAAGCTCATTGAAGTCGTAAAGGGTTCAAAGACTGCAACCGCCGCTGCGATGGTCTTTGCAGGCGGCGATGCGGTCACCGGTCCCGATACGGTGGTCGGCGCTGTGGCAGCCGGGCATCATGCCGCCGCCGAGATCGATGCGGCCGTTCGCCTGCAAAATGGAGAAGCGCTCTACGTTCCCGTGGAAGAGGAAATCCCAATTCCCATGGTCTTGGAGGAAGAAACCGAGGAGATTCCGCGTGTCTGCATTCCCGAAGTGGCTTGTCTGGAAAGAATTAAGGATTTCAGGGAAGTGGAACTGGGGTTGTCGAAGGAAGCGGCGCTGACGGAAGCGAGCCGCTGCCTGCGTTGCGATATCCAGATTGAATAAGCGTGCCAGGCAGATATTCTTGACGACTATATGATATTTTAAATGGAGAGAACATACCATGGAAACAAAGGTCAATAAGGTAAAGCTTTCGATAGACGGCAAAGAGGTCTTGGTTGATGACGGCTTGACCATCCTTGAAGCGGCCCGGCAAAACGGAATTGACATTCCGACCCTTTGCCAGCATGAGGCGCTTTCAAACTGGGGCGGATGCCGGATGTGCGTGGTTGAAGTCGACGGCTCTCCCAAGCTGATCGCCAGCTGCGTGATGCCGGTGCGAAGCGGCATGGCGGTGGTGACCACGAATGATTATATCCTTGAATGCCGCCGAACCATGATGGAGTTTATCTTTGCCGAAAGGAACCATAACTGCATGTTCTGTCCCCAGAGCGGGGATTGTGAACTTCAGAAACTTGCCTATGAATTGCAGATGGATCATCTGACGGTTGCATTTTCCTTTAATAAGTTTCCCACGGATGTTACCAGTGAATATATGGCCATCGACCATAATCGCTGCATCCTGTGCGGACGGTGTGTGCGCGCCTGCAAGGAGATTGTCGGCGCGTCGGTGCTGAATTTCCAGAACCGCGGACCGAAAAACCTCATCGGTATGGATTTAGACGAAACCCGTGAACAATCCAGCTGCTACGGCTGCGGCATCTGCATGCAGGTGTGTCCCACCGGTGCGATGGTCAACCGCTACCGCAGCCACTATGCGGTCAAGGGGCATTCAAAGGACTGGCAGCCGCTCGATACCGTTTGCTCCCAGTGCGGGCTGCTGTGTCCGACCGTTAACTTTGTCAAGGACAATAACCTGCTCAACATTGAAGGCAAGCTCACGGGGGATAACGGCCGTCCGGATCGGGGCCAGCTCTGCTACAAAGGCCGGTTTGAAGCATTGAAAAATACGGGAAAACGCCTGGACAGTCCCATGGTGCGTTCCGGCAATGGCACCTGGGAAAAGTCGACCTGGGATGAAATTCTTAAACTGGTTTCCGGAAAGCTGAATGACGTTAAAAAGAAAGAGGGGGGCGAAGCCATATTCGGGCTGGCTTCCAGTGCGGCATCCAATGAAGAACTGGTATTGTTCAGAGATTTCATGACGCAGGGATGCTCGGCTGTCTATGTGGACACTTTTGACGGGGCCCATTTCAGGACCGTTGCCGGAGTCTATAAGGAAGGGAAGGAAGCTTTCAGGGAAGCCTCATGGAAAATGATCCCGCAAGCCGATATGGTCATGCTGCTGGGCGCAGCCCCCTCCCAAAGCCAGCCGATGATTTCAACCCTCCTGGGCAAGGGGATCTTGCAACGCAGTCAAAAAGTGGCTGTTCTGGGGGAGACGGATCCGATTCAACCCTATGCTACGTATTATATTCCCGTGGCGGATGGGGCGCTGCCCCTGCTGATAGGAGCTCTGAAGGCCGGCATAAAGGGGTCGGGCGATGGGGGTAAACTCCTGGAGAAGGCGGGTCTTGATGCAGATGCCGTCAAGGCTTTTCATGAAGTGGTTAAAGCCTTTTCCGATTCGGTAAACCCCTTATTTGTCGTGGGCGAAAAACTTACCGGTCTTGAGGATCCCGCCGTCTTGGCTGATATCGCGAGTCTGGCAAAGCAGAAGGGGCTTTATCCGGACAACACCCTGCGGCTGATCATCCTAAAACCCCGCGGCAACAGCGCCGGCGCCTGGAAGATGGGAATTTCATCTTCGAACAAAGTACCCGGCAAAAGCAAATGGAAAGCGGGCCTGGTCCTTCTCGGCGAACCGGACGATTCGTATCTTGCGGCTTTGGAAGGACTCAAAAGCGCAGGCTTTGTTGCGGCGATCAGCCCCTACTTTCCTGAATCCCTGGCCGACCAGGTCGATGCACTGATCCCCAAACCCGCATGGCTGGAGGAGGAAGGAACCTTTACTTCCGTGGAGGGCCATGAAACCGCCTATAAGCAAAAAACGCTGCAGGCGCCGGCGGGGGTAATGGATTCATGGGAGATATTCAAAAATCTGGCTGAACGCGTCGGCTTTAAACCGGAGTATCAATCCTGGAAAAACCTTTCCAAAAAGGCCGAACACGAAATCAAAAAATAGGAATTGCTTAACCAAACAGTTTTTAGCTGTTAACAATGGAGGTCGTTCATGGCAAAACCGAAGGTAGCAACCGTGTGGCTGGAGGGATGCGCCGGCTGTCATATGTCCTTTCTGGATCTGGACGAAAGCCTGGTGGATATCCTGGGTAAAATCGAATTAACGGTGACACCCATTACCGATTTTAAAGATTTTGATTTTCCGGAAGTAACGGTCGGAATTATCGAAGGCGGCGTCGGGAATCAGGAACAATTGGAAATTACCCATCACCTCAGAAAGAAGTGCAAGATTCTTGTGGCCTGGGGAGATTGCGCGGTATTCGGAGGGGTCAACACGATGCGGAACTGGATTCCCACGGAAGAAATTCTCAGGCGGGGTTATATTGAGACCGAAAGCACGGTGAACGGCGTGTTGCCCATTCATGCAGAACTTCCTGTTCTGCTGGACAAGGTTCTCCCGGTAAATGAGGTGGTCCCCGTGGATGTATATGTACCGGGGTGCCCGCCCTCGCCGGAAGCCATTGCACATAGTTTAACTGAAATCTTACAGGGACGGCTGCCGGTTCTTCCAATAGAGCTGATCCATTTTGATTGAGGAGACGACCGATATGAAGACTCTAAGAAAGATAACCATCAATCCCATCAGCCGGCTGGAGGGGCATGGGAAAGTGACCATCAACCTCGATGCAGCCGGCGAGGTGCAGGATGCCTATTTTCATGTAACCCAGTTCAGAGGATACGAAAAGTTCTGCGAGGGGCGGCCTTTTGAAGAGATGCCCATCATCACCCAGCGGATCTGCGGCATCTGTCCGGTCAGCCATCAGCTGGCATCGGCCAAGGCCTGCGACGCCGTCCTGGGGATCGAAATTCCCGCAACCGGCAAACTCCTCAGAGAATTAATGCACATGGGACAATTCATTCAGTCCCATGCCCTGCATTTCTTTCACCTGGCAAGTCCTGATCTCCTTTTGGGATGGGATTCGGATCCGGCCCAGCGCAATGTGGTGGGAGTGGTGGCGAAATTTCCGGAAATCGCCGTAAAGGGCATCCAATTGAGAAAGTTCGGCCAGGAGATCATCAAGGCCCTGGGCGGCAAAAAAGTCCATCCCGCATTCGCCATTCCGGGAGGGGTCACCAATACCCTGCACCGTGAAGACCGCGACCGGCTGCTGGCTGGTTTTGCCGAAGCTTACAGCACCTGTGAAACGGCTCTGGACATTGTTAAAGGCTGGGGAGAGAAAAATCTGGCGGAAGTCAAACGGTTTGCCAATTTTAGATCCAATTATGTGGGACTCATGGATGAAAACGGATGCCCCAACATGTACGAAGGCAGAATTCGGATCGCAGACCCCGACAGGAAGGTGCTGGCTGAATTCGAACCCAAGGACTATCTGACATTTATCGGGGAGCATGTGGAACCCTGGTCTTATATGAAGTTTCCATTTTACAAAAGCCAAGGGTATCCCCAGGGCGCTTACCGGGTGGGACCCCTGGCAAGGCTGAATGCCGCTGACGGCATGAGCACCCCTCGGGCGGACAAAGAGTTCAGGAACTACCTGGCCCTGACCCGGGACGGACTCTGGGGCTGCACCCTGCTGTATCATTACACCCGCCAGATCGAACTCCTGAATTGCCTGGAAAGAGCCGAGGAAATCCTGAAAGATGAACGCGTTTGTGGGACTGAGATCCGAATTACGACGAACCCGTCCAATGCCGAGGGCGTCGGTGTCATCGAGGCGCCCAGGGGAATCTTGATCCATCACTACTGGGTCAACAAGTACGGGGCTATTGAGAAGGCCAACCTGATTGTGGCCACCGGCCACAACAATATCGCCATAAATCGATCGGTTGAGCTGGTGGCCAAGGAATATATCCACAAGGGCGATGTTCGGGAAGGGCTGCTAAACCGTGTGGAAGGCGCGATCCGCTGCTATGACCCCTGCCTGTCATGTGCTACCCATGCCCTTGGCCAGATGGCGTTGAAAATCCAGATTTTCGGCCATAGCGGCGAGATTCTGCATGAATTGCGGAGGGATTAGCCGTGTCGACCCTTGAAGCACAGGCGTGTTGGATTGTCGGATACGGGAACCGGCAGCGCCGGGATGACGGCATTGGTCCCTATGTCGTGGAGAAACTGAAAGGGGCTTTAGAACAGAAAAAAGGGGTGCGCCTTCTGGCAGTGCCCCAGCTCGGGGCCGATCTGGTTGAAGATTTGCGGGAGGCCGATCAGATCCTGTTTGTTGACGCGACCATCGACAACCCGGAGGGCGGACGGAAATGGCGCCGGCTCTACCCTGAAATGCAGGTGCTTCCCTATCTGACCCATCATGTCGATCCGGCCTTCCTCCTGGGCCTTATGCAGGCGCTTTACAGTCGTGCTGCTTCCGCCTGGCTGGTTTCGATACACGGGAGTGATTTTGGATTCGGCGAGGGGCTCAGCCCGGAGTCTGCCAGGACAGCCGATCGGGTAAGTCTTGAAATTTTAGAGTTTATCTGCCAGAAGAATTAAAAATTAGGGTTAAAGGGTTCACAGTTCACGGTTCACAGCTGAAGAAACTAACCGAAGTTAAAGGAGCTATTACCCTTTAACCCGGAAACCCAAACAGGGTTGAGGGATCATCGTTAAAGATACACGTTGACAAACTTTCCTGAAGAACGTTGCAACTGTGAACCGTGAACCCTGAACCTTGAACCGATTACACTAGGAGTAACCCATGGAAAACACAGCAGACATCCTTATTATCGACGATGACAGGGATTTGGTTGATTCGATGCGCATTGTCCTTGAAAGTAAAGCGTACGAGGTTCGGGCTGCTTATAACGGTAAGGAAGGGTATGCGGAAATGGAGCGGAAAATCCCGGACCTTATTATTCTGGATGTCATGATGTCCACCGACACAGAAGGTTTCGATCTTGCCTATAAGCTCCAACGCAGCCCGCAATATAAAAAAATTCCCATACTCATGCTGACCTCATTCCCGCAGAAAATGGTGGAACAGGGGCCGGAGAATTTTCAGCACATTATGGGCGAGGACTGGCCGGTCACGATGTTCTTCGAAAAGCCGATCCAGCCGGAAAAACTTTTCTCTGCGATTGAGCGGCTGCTCAAAGAGAAAAGCGAGTAGTGCGCAACAATCCGGGGCGAATGAAGGAATTATAATGGACTTGCCGTTGAGGGTGAGGCTGCTGGGCGCCTTTGTCGGGGTCGTCGTGCTTTCAGGCGCCCTCACCATTCTGGCCGGCAGTTTTCTGATCAAGCGGATGGTCATATCAGAGGCCGAGCGCCGGGTGGTTTTAGGGTTAAAGACAGCCCGGGCCATGTGGGAGCGACGGCTCGATGAAGCCCTCAAAGCCTGCCTAGTTATCTCCGAAGGCGACATTTCCGAGAAATTGTCTTCCCATCAGGCGGTTGATACGCACACTCTGGATGGACTGCGCATCAAGCTGGAATATGATTTCCTGCATATTTTAGACAGCCGCGGAACGATCCTGACCACTGCTTCCGGCGATAACCTGGGCGCCCAGGCTTCCATCAGCCCCGTCATTTCCTGCGTTCTTCAAACTAGAAAATCGGCTGCCGGTATTTCGATTCTCCCCTTAGAAACCTTAACCATCAAGAACGACGCGCTGGCCGCGCGTACCAAAATTCCCGTCCTGTCGACTCCGCATGCAAAACCCGGGGGACCCCGGGAAATCACTTCGGCCATGGTGCTTGAAGCCGCCGCCCCTATTCTGGACGATCATCAGGAATTGACCGGCATTGTCCGGGTGGGAACCGTCATCAACCAGAACTTCGACTTCGTTGACTTTGTACGTGAAAACGTCTTTACGGCCGCCACTTACGGCGGAAAGAACATGGGAACGGTGACGATATTTCAGGGCGATGTCCGGATCACGACGAATGTCGTCGGCCCGGACGGAAAGCGCGCGATCGGCACCCGCGTCTCCGCTGAGGTCTATGATAAGGTTCTGAATGAAGGCCACATGTGGACCGGTCCGGCCTTTGTGGTGGACAGCTGGTACATTTCCGCTTACGAACCCCTGCGGAACCTGAACGAAGAAATCGTCGGCATGCTGTACGTCGGGGTCTTGAAAAAACGTTATGACGATATGCGTCGGCAGGCGATGACCCTGTTCAGCGTTGTGGCCGTGCTGGTGTTTTTATGCGCCGTTTCCCTTTCGCTCTGGCTGAGCGCCCGGCAGGCCCGCCCCATTACCCAGTTGACCGTCGGGGCGGACGAGGTTGCGCGCGGCAATCTCAATTACCAGTTATCTTATTCGACGGAAGCAAAAAGAGACGAGATCTACCGTCTGACCAGCGCATTCAATCAGATGGTCAGCTCTCTGAAGGAACGCGACCGGCAACTGCAGCACAGCCGCGATGATCTGCAGCAAACGGCAACGGAACTCAAAGAGTGGGTTCAGAATTATCTGGACGCCCTGGAATTTATCACCCATGAACTCAAGAACCAGATCGCGGCAATGAAAATCAACCTGCTGGCCGTGCATGACGGCTACATCGGAAACGTCAGCGCAGAA from Desulfobacterales bacterium includes:
- a CDS encoding ATP-binding protein — translated: MNRKDTPNNLYYHSLTRKLILIVIIVSLTPMILVIGIILEQFRSSHHEKVRAHLKELVLKHKQHIDGFLNEKLSDLRFTSKSFSLDELRNENFLRGKLTELKREYNAVFEDLGLINADGFQVAYAGPFGLANALYSQSDWFKKAIKSDFYISDVFLGLRGIPHFIIAVKQNRQGDDWILRTTIDFKSFNSLVESIRIGKTGSAFILNKAGEFQTTSQADAVADKETYLHFIDSVAKSKDGIDIIEKKDEAGRKRIFVAASLKHGDWLLIYRQDAADAYADFNRTQKIALAIFLLGALAIITMAFLVSKRMVSRIAKADREKEMMNQQVIETGKLASIGELAAGIAHEINNPVAIMVEEAGWIQDLLSEEEFGQSQNLEEFNRALKQINTQGKRCKEITHKLLSFARKTDPRVHEVQINTLIQEVVGISDQRAKYSNVTIHTDLTPDLPLTEVSPTEFQQVFLNLINNALDAMEKKGGTLNISSRLEEDRVVVTVSDNGPGIPREYLARIFDPFFTTKAVGKGTGLGLSICYGIVKKIGGEIDVRSVLEEGTTFDVKLPISKKTEIISDAK
- a CDS encoding response regulator, encoding MERKYTILIADRNPHVREFLRREMTAAGYRIILADKGRDVVKQVYQNAPVDLLILDPDLPDVEESAVLKKVRNRIPTLPVVVHTLISDYETHKDLANAAAFVEKRGSSIEKLREVVSDILQQSSVRTAAASPHKNTDTGGS
- the nuoE gene encoding NADH-quinone oxidoreductase subunit NuoE, giving the protein MSANTSVAQERDELQEFSPEQLAAVDAIIEHHQLKPGALIPVLEEIQEAIGYLPKAIQRKVAFGLKIPFSEIYGVVTFYSFFTIKPRGRHTIRTCLGTACYVRGGKRIAESLAQAFGIKDGETTPDRRFTFETVRCLGACGLGPAMVVDNDVHGRVKPAKVKDILEPYI
- a CDS encoding (2Fe-2S) ferredoxin domain-containing protein — encoded protein: MAKLTIADLKKIKDRVHAETALRQGDRRARVTVHMGTCGIASGAREVMDALMRAIEETGVSDVAVTTSGCMGLCSREPLVTVEITGQEPIKYEYVNPNKMRQIFKRHVLEGEIQTPFVLARGAEIVK
- a CDS encoding NADH-ubiquinone oxidoreductase-F iron-sulfur binding region domain-containing protein, coding for MKVFRAHLLLCGGTGCHASGSLEVKKALLAELDKRGLAGEIKVVETGCNGFCAMGPVMVVYPEGVMYMMVQVGDIPELVEEHLLKGRVLERLLYKEPVTGEVIPTMQEIPFFALQDLRVLRNRGIIDPEIIEEYIACDGYAGMAKALTEMTPEEIVKEVLDSGLRGRGGAGFPTGLKWRFASQSPGDIKYVLCNADEGDPGAFMDRSVLEADPHAVLEGMVIAAKAIGAHQGYIYCRAEYPLAIHRLNIAIDQAREAGLLGRDILGTGFDFELEIYKGAGAFVCGEETALMTSIEGKRGMPRPRPPFPAISGLWQRPSILNNVETLANIGQIILRGAAWYAGAGTTRSKGTKVFALTGDVNNIGLVEVPMGTPLGTIVYDIGGGIAKGKKFKAAQLGGPSGGMIPIQHLNAPVDYEKVAELGAIMGSGGLIVMNEDSCAVDMARFFMDFCKDESCGKCTPCRAGTQKMLEILTNICNGKGKEGDIEKLEKWANVIKNTALCGLGQTAPNPVLSTLRYFREEYEAHIRENRCPAVVCQAFFKTPCMHACPINMDIPSYLALIKADRLEDAYKVLLKTNPFPSICGRVCDHKCETKCRRSTVDEAVGIKYLKRYITDNAARPRQEKAPLTRKEKIAVIGAGPSGLTAARDLALRGYAVTLFDEYAQAGGMLRWGIPAYRLPREILDQEIADILALGIEFRNNTKVGLDVSWDEIRVAYNAVYLAIGAQRSARSGVEGDGLKGVEGAIEFLREVNLGRNPKVGKHVAVVGGGNSAVDAARSALRLGAETVTILYRRLREDMPAQEVEIHAAEAEGIKIEYLAAPVRFQGADGRLQSVICQRMTLGEFDASGRRKPVPFTGSEFSLEADQVILAIGQEAIFPFDAGQAGIGVTKRKLIEVVKGSKTATAAAMVFAGGDAVTGPDTVVGAVAAGHHAAAEIDAAVRLQNGEALYVPVEEEIPIPMVLEEETEEIPRVCIPEVACLERIKDFREVELGLSKEAALTEASRCLRCDIQIE